One Leopardus geoffroyi isolate Oge1 chromosome E1, O.geoffroyi_Oge1_pat1.0, whole genome shotgun sequence genomic window, TTGTTCCATCCCTGTTGGGGTGACTCAGGCCAGAGCCAAGTCGTGTCACCTCAGGATGTAATGCGGTGACTGGTGACCGAAGATAACAAGGGCCAGAGGTCAGGAGATCTCACTTTGGTTTCTGACTCAGCCACCTGGCCCTACCAGAGGGACCCTGCTCAGGCCTGTCAGCTGTccccttgtttcttttatttatgtatttaattaattgattaattttaacatttgtttattttggggagacagagcatgagcgggggaggggcagagagggaccgagacacagaatctgaagcaggctccgggctctgagccaccagcacagagcccgatgctcaaacttgtgaaccacgagatcatgacctgagcggaagtcggaggctcaaccgactgagccccccaggcgccccaactgtccCTTGTTTCTCAAGCCTCCTCGGTTGTCAGTCGAAGGCGCCAGACAAAATGGGCCCTGGGAACACCCCAACGTGCTATCCTTGTCCTGATCTGTTCCTGTTCGTGAGGAAACTGCTCAGTGAGCCCAGAATGGGAAAACTCCTGACAGTAATGACtgctagaatttatttatttatttaaaaaaaaatttttttttaatttttttttaacgttttatttatttttgaaacagagagagacagagcatgaacgggggaggggcagagagagggggagacacagaatcggaagcaggctccaggctctgagccatcagcccagagcctgacgcggggctcgaactcacggaccgcgagatcgtgacctgagctgaagtcagatgcccaaccgactgagccacccaggcgcccccccaaaatttttttttaatgattacttatttttgacagacagagagacagagcgtgagctggggagaggcagagagagagggagacacagaatcccaagcaggctccaggctccgagctgtcggcacagagcccgacgcggggctcgaactcacagaccgcgagatcatgacctgagccgaagtcggacgcttaaccgactgagccacccaggcgcccttagactGCTAGAATTTAAGGCCACCCAGGCAGCAGTGGAGTTTCTGGAAAGCTCTGGATCCAGGCAGCCAGGTCAGGGCAGGGAGGACTACAGGGAAGTGGACACAGAAAGACGGGCTGGAGCCAGCTGACACTGGCTTCGGTGACAGGCCGGGAGGACTTTTCTTCCAGGCACAGAGCAGTGCGAGCAAAGCAGCAGAGATGAGAAAGCACCAGCTGTGTGTTCGCAACTGGGAGTACCGGGCTGGGCCGCAGAGTTGCTTGGGCgaggctgggaaggaagggagagggagggggggctgCTGTGAGGGGGTCACACAACTCCCTGCTCCCCCCTGTTGCTTCTTAGCTCCTCAAGCTGGGTAACAGCCTCCTGGAAAGTGGCCGCCATTACCTTGCGGCCGGCCGCACCTTCATCGCTGGCATTTGTGACCTGGCCCGTCTGGGTCCTCCCGAGCCCATGATGGCGGTATGtagctccccatccccaccccaccccccccccccagcaggctGGGAGGGGGGCCTGGAATGCAAAGAtcctctgggaggggaggggagggtcggCCTGGGGTCTGCAGGGCCCAGGCCAGAGCGGGGCTGGGTCTGGAGATGGCGGCCCAGCTGCCCcacgcctgctctctctctgactctccgtGCCCAGGAGTGTCTGGACAAATTCACCGAGAGCCTCAGCCACAAGCTGGACAGCCATGCGGTGAGCGGAagcggctggggctggggctgggctgggggagccCTGGGCTGTCTGCGGCCTGACCCTCACCTGCCAGTGTCTGCTCCCCTCCCCGCAGGAGCTGTTGGACGCTACCCAGCACACCCTGCAGCAGCAAATCCAAACCCTGGTCAAGGagtgagtgtgtgggggggacCCGGTCCTCCGTCCCTCGTCCCGTTACCACGGGGGCCTCCTTCGAGGCAGGAGCCGTGCGGTTGGGGGTTTCGGGTGGCCTGACAGCTGTCCCCCATCCCGACACCTCCTCGGAGGCCCGTCCGGAAGGCCGCGAGCGGGCCTCCACCGGGAACCACTCCGCCGGGGACCATTCTGCTgggccggggttgggggggtaCAGAAAGGGTACCTGTGGTTGTGTGTTGTCCTTCCATCCCGCAGGGGTCTCCGGGCTTTCCGAGAGGCTCGCCGGGATTTCTGGAAGggggctgagagcctggaggctgctctcATCCACAATGCCGAGGTCCCCCGGCGCCGGGCCCAGGAGGCCGAAGAGGCCGGAGCCGCTTTGAAGACTGCGCGGGCCGGGTACCGGGGACGAGCACTGGACTACGCACTGCAGGTGACCACCCAGCCTGTCCCCTGGGACCCCTCGGGGCTGGAGAGGCCCCGGTGTGCGGTGGGCGGGGGCGCTACGTTTTCGAGACTCACCTGACGTCTTTCGGGGGCCCTCAGATCAACGTGATCGAGGACAAGAGGAAGTTTGACATCATGGAGTTTGTGAGTTGGGGGGGCGGCAAGTGCCACGTGACGAGGAGCCTGCTGGGCGGAGGGtggcaggagggaagagggaaagacaggAGGGTCCCTCGtcacctctgccccctgcccaccctgtcGCCCAGGTGCTGCGTCTGGTGGAGGCCCAGGCTACCCATTTCCAGCAGGGCCACGAGGAGCTGGGCAGGCTGGCCCAGTATCGTAGGGACCTGGGTGCCCAGGTGGGGCTCCGGAGAGCGGGcggtggtggagggagggggggcccCCTGCAAGACACCTCTCCTGGCCCGGTtcaggagagggggctggggacaTCTGAAACGCCCCTCCCGTGCCCAGTTGCACCAGCTGGTTCTGAATTCGGCTCGCGAGAGGCGGGACATGGAACAGAGGCACGTGCTGCTGAAGCAGAAGGTGAGGGTCCCCCCGCCCGCAGGAGGGTGCGCGGGGCCCTGCGCCCCGGCCTCCGCCTGTCAGCTGCCCGGGACCCTCCTGTGCCCCCAGGAGCTGGGCGGGGAGGAGCCAGAACCCAGCCTAAAGGAGGGGCCTGGCGGCCTGGTCATGGAAGGACACCTCTTCAAACGGGCCAGCAACGCATTTAAGACGTGGAGCAGGTGAGGAGAGGACCCCCAGTCACCCACACCCGCTCAGGTCAATGTTTCTTGAGTGGTTTTGTGTGCTAAGCGCagtgagaaaacagacaaaacccgCCGCCTTCGGGGAATTTCTGTTCCATCAGCAAAGACACACGGTAAACACGACAGTGAGTTATGTTACGTTACAAGGGAAGAGTGGCACCggagaaaaactaaaaagcaggGGATGCAGAGAGCTGCGGGAGGTTGccgttttaaattaaaaaaaattctttttgatgtttgtatttgagagacacagagcgtgagtgggggagggggcagagagagagggagacacagaatcccaagcaggctccaggctccgagctgtcggcacagagcccgacgcggggctcgaactcacagaccgcgagatcatgacctgagccgaagtcggaagcttaacccactgagccctcCAGGGGCCCCGGGGTTGCAGTTTTAAAgagggtggtcaggaaaggcttcgTGAGAAGGTGACTTCTGAGTGAAGACAGACTTGAAAGATATCTGGGGGGAGAATGTTCTAGGCAGAAGGAGGAGCCAGTGCCAAGGCCCTTGAAAAGCCCAGGGCATTGGAGAAACAGGGAGGGCACTTTGGGTGCGGACGCGGGAGGGAGGAAGACGCGGTCGGAGGTGCAGCCGGAGCTCACAGAGACGTGAGCCACGATAGGGCCTTGTCGGCTTCCGGCTTCCGTAGGGACTTAGGAGCCGCGAcaggtgtggggcaggggtgTCACCTGCTCTGACTCCGCTCCTTCCCCTTCCAGGGCCACTGCCAGCCCATGCAGGATATTTGTGCAAAGTAGAAAATTGCGCCCCTTCCGTAAGAAACTTCCATCTGTCAAAAAGTTGTGGCaagagacttggggcgcctggctggctcagtcagtagagcacacaacCCTTGGtctctggggttgtgagttccagccccatgctgggtgtagcgactatttaaaaatatactgcaggggcgcctgggtggcgcagtcggttaagcgtccgacttcagccaggtcacgatctcgcggtctgtgagtttgagccccgcgtcaggctctgggctgatggctcagagcctggagcctgtttccgattctatgtctccctctctctctgccccttccccgttcatgctctgtctctctctgtcccaaaaataaataaacgttggaaaaaaaaaaaattaaaaaaaaaaaaatatatactgcagaggagcctgggggggctcagtcggttaagcatccgggttcggctcaggtcatgatctcacggttcaggggttcgagccccatgtcaggctctgtgctgacggctcagagcctggagcctgctttggattccgtgtctccctctctctctgcccctcccctgctcactctctttctctctctcaaaataaagaagcttaaaaatatatacagaaatatacatactgtacacattttaaaaactggagccGTCGACCAGTTTTATTGGAAAAGCATTTTACTGCCATCTGCTGGAAGGTTGTCTTCCCAAATGTATCCAATCTGGGTTGTTGGGAGTTGTGAACAGCACCGCCTTCCGGGTCCTGACCTGCACGGCTCCGGGGCCCTGTTCTGGAGCATCTGACTGGACGGGATGGTCAGCCCAACCCTCCCAGCAAGATCCTTACGGGCCAGAGGGCGCAGCCtctgtgctgtttctgtctcGAGCTCATCCCAGGGCTGCCCGTGTCCACAACTCTCTTTCCACCTCCTTCAGACGCTGGTTCACCATTCAGAGCAACCAACTGGTTTATCAGAAGAAGTACAAGGTAGGGAGACGCGTCCTGGCTGCCCCGGGCCCAGGGACGCTCCGCCCTGGCTGCAGCCGGCCGGCTGGCCCTCACCACCGTCCCGTTCCAGGACCCTGTGACTGTGGTGGTTGATGACCTTCGTCTCTGCACCGTGAAGCTCTGCCCTGACTCGGAAAGGCGGTTTTGCTTTGAGGTGGTGTCCCCCAGCAAGTGAGTGCAGACGTGGGGGGCGATGCCCTGATGCAGCTAAACCTTTACCAACAGGAAGGCAGGCCAATCGCAGGGGCGTCTTGGGGGCCCCTGTGTAGCACCAGGCATTAACGCTTTGGTGGCTGGATTGGGGGGGCAgcctgggggggggagggtgcctttaggggcaggggatggggtgACGGGGGATATTTAGAAAGATGGGACCAACCGGTGCCAAATTTCTATCCGGCTGGTATCTCGTATCTCTTTATGGCGGGTACCAGTTGAATGGCAGGTGAATGTCAGCCCGCCTATCCCCCCACGTGGCTCCCCCGGCCTCAGAAGCCTCCCCgccccactctcccctcctgcccaggTCCTGCTTCCTGCAGGCCGACTCGGAGCGCCTCCTGCAGCTGTGGATCAACGCCGTGCAGAGCAGTATAGCCACGGCCTTCAGCCAGGCCCGCCTCGACGACAGCCCCTGGGGGCCAGGCCAGGTGCCTTAACAGGAGGGCGCGGGGGCCCGGCTGCCCAGGGGGACGAGgcaccccttccccaggccccatggccactctgtctccccccccccccgtctcccccAGGGCTCAGGACCCCTGGCTGTGGGCTCCTCCGCCACGCTGGGCTGTGGCGGCACCGCCAGGGGACGGGAATCCGGCGGTGCTGGGCACGTGGCAGCCCAGGTGCAGAGCGTGGACGGCAACGCCCAGTGCTGTGACTGCCGAGAGCCAGCCCCCGAGTGGGCCAGCATCAACCTTGGTGTCACCCTCTGCATCCAGTGCTCCGGCATCCACAGGTCACCACCCATGACCCGAGCGCCGGGGGCTGCTCTCCTTctggctgcggggggggggggggggctggaagggggggttgggaggggggcgggaTTGAGCCCATCACAcagacccctccctcccaccctgtccTGGCTTCCTTTCTTAGATCCTGGCTGGCCCTGGGCACAGGGTCCTGGCCTGGCCAGAGATGCTTAGTGGCTTGACCGTGGGCTCAGAGGTCTCGAGGGTAGGGGAGCCgatggagagcagagagagaagaggtcacTAGGCCCCAGCAAGTCTATGAGGCCCTCCGCCCGGGTCAGCCTGGCGGAAGGAGGGGAGCGGCAGGGCGAGAGGAGGGAAACTGAAGGCCCTGAACGTGAAATGTAGGAGGGCGAAGCGGGACGGTGAGCAGAGCAAGGCCACGTGGCccgctgccctgcccccacctggccAGCACCTCTGCTGCAGGGGGGCCCTGCCTCCAAGTCCTCCTGGGGAGCCGCGGCTGCTGCCACCCCACAAGGGGCCTGACCCCCGCTCTGGCCCTCCAGGAGCCTTGGAGTTCATTTCTCCAAAGTCCGGTCCCTGACCCTTGACTCGTGGGAACCAGAGCTGGTGAAGGtgactggcgggggggggggggggggaggtctccTGATGGGAAGGGGGACTGGGGGGGGCTGAGTCCAGGGGCTGCAGAGCCCTGAGGACTCAGACActcacctctcccctccacctgTCTGTCTCCGCCTCTGCCTGGGCCCACCCGAAGCTCATGTGCGAGCTGGGGAACGTAGTCATCAACCGGATCTATGAGGCCCGGGTGGAGGCCATGGCCGTGAAGAAACCCGGGCCCAGCTGCTCCCGGTGaggttggggtgtgtgtggggggctgcccgctgtggggaaggagggaagacggtcccctccttccccaccacacTCTCACAGGCAGGAGAAGGAGGCCTGGATTCGTGCCAAATACGTGGAAAAGAAGTTCCTGACCAAGCTTCCGGAGATTCGAGGGCGGAGAGGGGGCCGGGCCCCCCCCAGGGGACAGCCTCCCGTGCCCCCAAAGCCTTCCGTCCGGCCCCAGCCCGGGAGCTTCAGATCCAGGCCAGGTAGAGGGCTGCTGGGGCATCGACTGAGCCCGGCCGTGTGCCCCGTGAGGAGGGCAGAGTACGGAGGCCCGAGCCTTCCCCTC contains:
- the ACAP1 gene encoding arf-GAP with coiled-coil, ANK repeat and PH domain-containing protein 1 — its product is MTVKLDFEECLKDSPRFRASIELVEAEVSELETRLEKLLKLGNSLLESGRHYLAAGRTFIAGICDLARLGPPEPMMAECLDKFTESLSHKLDSHAELLDATQHTLQQQIQTLVKEGLRAFREARRDFWKGAESLEAALIHNAEVPRRRAQEAEEAGAALKTARAGYRGRALDYALQINVIEDKRKFDIMEFVLRLVEAQATHFQQGHEELGRLAQYRRDLGAQLHQLVLNSARERRDMEQRHVLLKQKELGGEEPEPSLKEGPGGLVMEGHLFKRASNAFKTWSRRWFTIQSNQLVYQKKYKDPVTVVVDDLRLCTVKLCPDSERRFCFEVVSPSKSCFLQADSERLLQLWINAVQSSIATAFSQARLDDSPWGPGQGSGPLAVGSSATLGCGGTARGRESGGAGHVAAQVQSVDGNAQCCDCREPAPEWASINLGVTLCIQCSGIHRSLGVHFSKVRSLTLDSWEPELVKLMCELGNVVINRIYEARVEAMAVKKPGPSCSRQEKEAWIRAKYVEKKFLTKLPEIRGRRGGRAPPRGQPPVPPKPSVRPQPGSFRSRPEPPSDDLGALHPGALLFRAAGHPPSLPTMADALAHGADVNWVNGGQENATPLIQATAANSLLACEFLLQNGANVNQTDNHGRGPLHHATILGHTGLACLFLKRGADLGALDSEGKDPLTIAMETANADIVTLLRLAKMREAEAAQGQAGDETYLDIFRDFSLMASDDPEKLSRRSHDLHTL